From the Francisella frigiditurris genome, one window contains:
- a CDS encoding TolC family protein, with protein sequence MKFLKVLFTFVIVLVCSSNLVYAFNTSVDYTQVIQRSIEQSPQYKYIGYQLSSRQMDPAIKLGALLPSIDIGGTLAANNLTTTGAKSDFIVNTGPFNSIQGIVSLTQPLYNYGAYKNLQSAEEGAEFAQQDYRTNYQQFLYDVSYAYFNLARTVKNVEYTSFNKKAAEANLKELKNQYEAGVADTVDYETSKSNYHIAVADYVSAQRDEKVARAELHKFTDRDDNIILYSNDFEVKDPNPKSEEYWEELAMRSNPAYMGSIHKKDSKYYDYQSATSPFMPKVNFEVKYSPGFNARTPLGNPVLDQQTPAKGVVSGFYFGISLEWNILSGGTDYAELKKAAYDYQSSEFNMIQTGRVARNDSMYAYRWLEYKKVEINALRKSAASAKIAYEKYRDKYESGTTTITQYFILMNQYYQYLIDLNNAESDYVLGFLSLYKAAGILTTQVVEDFNNWILFNQPVEL encoded by the coding sequence TTGAAATTTTTAAAGGTATTATTTACGTTTGTTATAGTTTTAGTTTGCTCTAGCAATCTTGTATACGCCTTTAATACGTCTGTTGATTATACTCAAGTGATCCAAAGATCCATTGAGCAATCACCTCAATATAAATATATTGGATACCAGTTAAGTTCTAGACAGATGGATCCAGCTATTAAATTAGGGGCTTTGTTGCCTAGTATTGATATAGGTGGTACATTAGCAGCAAACAATCTCACAACTACTGGAGCTAAAAGTGACTTCATAGTTAATACAGGACCTTTCAATTCTATACAAGGAATAGTAAGTTTGACACAACCTCTATATAACTATGGGGCATATAAAAATTTACAGTCTGCAGAAGAGGGTGCAGAGTTTGCTCAACAAGATTATAGAACTAATTACCAACAGTTTTTATATGATGTCAGTTATGCATATTTTAATCTAGCAAGAACTGTTAAAAATGTTGAGTACACATCATTTAATAAAAAAGCAGCAGAAGCAAACTTAAAAGAACTAAAAAATCAATATGAAGCAGGAGTTGCTGATACTGTTGATTATGAAACATCTAAATCTAACTATCATATAGCTGTAGCTGATTATGTGTCTGCTCAAAGGGATGAGAAAGTAGCAAGAGCTGAATTACATAAATTTACAGATAGAGATGATAATATTATTTTATATAGTAATGATTTTGAAGTGAAAGATCCAAATCCAAAGTCAGAGGAATATTGGGAAGAGCTAGCAATGAGAAGTAATCCTGCATATATGGGATCAATACATAAGAAAGATAGTAAATATTATGATTATCAGTCTGCAACAAGTCCATTTATGCCCAAAGTAAATTTTGAAGTTAAGTATTCACCAGGGTTTAATGCTAGAACTCCTTTAGGTAACCCTGTATTAGATCAGCAGACCCCTGCAAAAGGGGTTGTTAGTGGTTTTTATTTTGGTATATCTTTAGAGTGGAATATACTATCTGGAGGAACTGATTATGCAGAACTTAAAAAAGCGGCTTATGACTATCAATCTTCTGAATTTAATATGATACAAACAGGAAGGGTCGCTAGAAATGATTCTATGTATGCATATAGATGGTTAGAATATAAAAAAGTTGAAATAAATGCTTTAAGAAAATCAGCCGCATCAGCAAAAATAGCATATGAAAAGTATAGAGATAAATATGAGAGTGGAACTACAACTATTACTCAATATTTCATACTGATGAATCAATATTATCAATATTTAATTGATTTAAATAATGCTGAATCAGACTATGTATTAGGATTTTTAAGTCTATATAAAGCAGCAGGAATATTGACTACGCAAGTAGTAGAAGACTTTAATAATTGGATTTTATTTAATCAACCTGTGGAGTTGTAA
- the alaS gene encoding alanine--tRNA ligase, producing MISTKELRSKFISYFKSKGHSHQPSSSLIPFGDDTLLFTNAGMVQFKDVFLGIEKRDYTRAVTVQKCLRAGGKHNDLDNVGYTARHHTFFEMLGNFSFGDYFKKEAISFAWEFLTEEISLPKEKLWVTIYATDEEAFDVWHNHIGLDKERIIRIDSSDNFWEMGDTGPCGPCTEIFYDHGEHILGGLPGAPDEDGDRYIEIWNIVFMQYNRQIDGSVLDLPKPSVDTGMGLERIAAVLQHVNSNYEIDLFQALIRKAAQIIGSENLDSPSLKVIADHIRSCSFLIADGVLPSNEGRGYVLRRIIRRAVRHGNKLGAKEVFFYKLVDELISQMGEAYPELADKKIIIKEALKKEEELFINTIENGIKIFDNEIQNINGDTISGDVAFKLYDTYGFPVDLTADMAREKGLKVDQMAFEIAMQEQKARSKKASKFSVDYNETIKSNHKTLFNGYSTLIDNSKILEIFEDGKSVDSVSNLDSNIVIVLDKSPFYAESGGQVADSGILESTGTIFKVTNVQKSGEAILHIGKLEKGRLSTSDEVTAKVDGLTRLDTAANHSATHLLHAALKQIVGKHAEQKGSLVNNKRLRFDYSHDKPLSKEEIRQIEKLVNTVIRANYLVETLETTPEKAKAMGAQALFGEKYGDIVRVICMDDFSIELCGGTHVRQTGDIGLFKIISDSGIASGVRRIEAITGTEANKYIQNLEDLVDSIKLHLKATESNVLDKLNSLQELVKLQEKQITKLKKDLLSGSSSNIEEQEQNGTTLVAAVIDDSDIKTLRNKVDEYKSKKERVIVILATVIDDKVQFVIGVSKAVTSLVKAGDIAKIVSSIIDGKGGGRPDMAQGGGNNPLKIQEAIFEAKNYVLNII from the coding sequence ATGATTAGTACAAAAGAGTTAAGAAGCAAGTTTATAAGCTATTTTAAATCTAAAGGCCATTCACATCAGCCTAGCTCATCTCTGATACCATTTGGAGATGATACCTTGCTTTTTACTAATGCTGGTATGGTTCAGTTTAAAGATGTTTTTCTAGGTATAGAAAAAAGAGATTATACAAGGGCTGTGACTGTCCAGAAATGTTTAAGAGCTGGTGGTAAACATAATGATTTAGATAATGTTGGTTATACAGCAAGACATCATACTTTTTTTGAAATGTTGGGAAACTTTAGCTTTGGAGATTATTTTAAAAAAGAAGCTATAAGTTTTGCATGGGAATTTCTTACAGAAGAAATTTCTCTTCCAAAAGAGAAGCTATGGGTGACTATATATGCTACAGATGAAGAAGCTTTTGATGTATGGCATAACCATATAGGACTTGATAAAGAAAGAATTATAAGAATAGACTCAAGCGATAATTTTTGGGAAATGGGAGATACAGGGCCTTGTGGACCATGTACTGAGATATTTTACGATCATGGTGAACACATACTAGGTGGATTACCAGGAGCACCTGATGAAGATGGCGATAGATATATAGAAATCTGGAATATTGTATTTATGCAATATAATCGTCAAATAGACGGATCTGTATTAGATCTTCCAAAACCTTCAGTAGATACTGGTATGGGTTTAGAAAGAATAGCTGCAGTATTACAACATGTTAATAGTAACTATGAAATTGATTTGTTCCAGGCTCTTATAAGAAAAGCTGCTCAAATAATAGGAAGCGAAAATCTAGATTCACCATCATTGAAAGTAATAGCAGATCATATTCGCTCATGTTCATTTTTAATAGCAGATGGAGTATTGCCATCAAATGAAGGTAGAGGATATGTTCTTCGTCGTATTATTCGCAGAGCCGTGAGACATGGAAATAAACTAGGAGCTAAAGAAGTCTTTTTCTATAAGTTAGTTGATGAACTAATATCTCAAATGGGAGAAGCTTATCCTGAGCTTGCTGATAAGAAAATAATAATTAAAGAAGCTTTAAAAAAAGAAGAAGAACTTTTTATAAATACAATTGAAAATGGAATTAAGATCTTTGATAATGAAATTCAAAATATAAATGGCGATACTATCTCTGGAGATGTAGCTTTTAAATTATATGATACATATGGATTTCCAGTAGATTTAACAGCTGATATGGCTAGAGAAAAAGGTTTAAAAGTTGATCAGATGGCTTTTGAGATAGCTATGCAGGAACAAAAGGCAAGATCTAAAAAAGCTAGCAAATTTTCAGTAGATTATAATGAAACTATTAAATCAAATCATAAAACATTATTTAATGGTTATTCTACATTAATAGATAACTCTAAAATATTAGAAATATTTGAAGATGGCAAATCAGTAGATTCGGTATCTAATTTAGATAGTAATATTGTAATTGTTTTAGATAAAAGTCCTTTTTATGCGGAATCTGGTGGGCAAGTTGCAGATAGTGGAATTTTGGAATCTACTGGTACTATATTTAAAGTAACAAATGTTCAAAAATCTGGTGAGGCTATTTTACATATAGGTAAGCTTGAAAAAGGAAGATTAAGTACTTCAGATGAAGTTACTGCTAAAGTAGATGGTTTAACTCGTTTAGATACGGCTGCAAACCATAGTGCAACACATTTACTACATGCAGCATTAAAACAAATAGTTGGTAAACATGCAGAGCAAAAAGGTTCTTTAGTTAATAATAAAAGATTAAGGTTTGATTATTCGCATGATAAACCATTGTCTAAAGAAGAGATACGTCAAATAGAAAAATTAGTTAATACAGTAATTAGAGCTAATTATTTAGTTGAAACTTTAGAAACCACACCTGAAAAAGCAAAGGCTATGGGAGCACAAGCTTTATTTGGTGAGAAATATGGTGATATTGTGAGAGTTATTTGTATGGATGACTTTTCTATAGAGCTTTGTGGTGGTACACATGTAAGACAAACTGGAGATATAGGATTATTTAAAATCATTTCGGATTCTGGAATAGCTTCTGGCGTTCGTAGAATTGAAGCTATAACTGGTACAGAAGCTAATAAGTATATACAAAATCTAGAGGACTTAGTTGATTCTATTAAACTTCATTTAAAAGCTACTGAATCAAATGTATTAGATAAACTAAATTCATTACAAGAGTTAGTTAAATTACAAGAAAAGCAAATAACTAAACTAAAAAAAGATTTATTATCAGGATCTTCTTCTAATATAGAAGAGCAGGAGCAAAATGGTACAACTCTTGTAGCTGCTGTAATTGATGATAGTGATATAAAAACTCTAAGAAATAAGGTTGATGAATATAAATCAAAGAAAGAGAGAGTTATAGTAATTTTAGCTACTGTTATTGATGATAAGGTTCAGTTTGTTATTGGAGTTAGTAAAGCTGTAACAAGTCTTGTAAAAGCTGGTGATATAGCTAAAATAGTTTCGTCCATAATTGATGGTAAGGGTGGTGGACGACCAGATATGGCTCAAGGTGGTGGAAATAATCCATTAAAAATACAAGAAGCAATATTTGAAGCAAAAAATTATGTCCTAAATATAATTTAA
- a CDS encoding ATP-dependent helicase: MNYTAEQQLVINHNINQHALVSAVAGSGKTQTLIARIQFLISKGVSPSKILVLMYNKSAQEEFANRLFKVLEQSIASRVNVRTMHSLGNGFLQAFSKVGKVKYTSILKEYETDNILIQILKKAHKEHKITKEINNERIEEFKGYISVLKSSISSKNKKLSSLPAKDKKILDTVFDLFNKECESKGVITYDDMIYITCKIFEKEISFVKKAQQIYSHIIIDEYQDINEAQQYLLKCLVGNETTVMAVGDVDQTIYQWRGSTPYYMLEGFQKDFKNVKYFELSYTFRYGDLVSLMANNIISNNKSRHKNLCITYPKLKKVTDVSILDDSDKVVAKLKKLIESGVQASEIVVLVRKYNSTTIFELSCLYSDLPYSVVADKNVFDENLFRAIYGYLMLVNNGKGFLEYQENERIEFIKAMLDYPSLYLKKDQKQRIAEEIASNLIMAPQILEGLLSSVIEPYKKKNIIKVADSWKQILKKIKTKNVEKAIASILEILDLKKVIQKNHSETYKSQSKLKIIDGIVAFANSKEVNIQEFLIILKDLYEKSIKKESFNDNSIQIMSIHRAKGLEWNYVVLYDVTEGGFLGDNIDKISESILEEERRLFYVAATRVKKHLFIVAANDIKRLNAWYEVKSNKFPRDLKCSNSLRFLYEGNLLECENFIKQSSFENNKSMFKKYSQKVALVNN; encoded by the coding sequence ATGAATTATACAGCAGAACAGCAGCTGGTAATTAATCATAATATAAATCAACATGCATTAGTCTCAGCAGTTGCTGGAAGTGGAAAAACACAAACATTAATTGCAAGGATTCAGTTTTTAATTTCTAAAGGTGTGAGTCCAAGCAAAATACTTGTTCTGATGTATAACAAATCAGCACAGGAAGAGTTTGCAAATAGACTTTTTAAAGTTCTAGAGCAAAGTATAGCGTCAAGAGTAAATGTAAGGACGATGCACTCTTTAGGAAATGGATTTTTACAAGCATTTAGTAAAGTGGGTAAAGTAAAATATACATCTATCTTAAAGGAGTATGAGACAGATAATATCCTTATTCAAATTTTAAAAAAAGCTCATAAAGAGCATAAAATTACTAAAGAAATAAATAATGAAAGAATAGAAGAGTTTAAAGGTTATATATCTGTTTTAAAATCAAGTATTTCATCAAAGAATAAAAAACTCAGTTCACTACCTGCTAAAGATAAAAAAATCTTAGATACTGTATTTGATTTATTTAATAAGGAATGTGAAAGCAAAGGCGTAATTACTTATGATGATATGATATATATTACTTGTAAAATTTTTGAAAAGGAGATTTCTTTTGTAAAGAAAGCTCAGCAAATTTACTCTCATATAATAATAGATGAATATCAAGATATAAATGAAGCACAGCAATACTTATTAAAATGCCTAGTAGGAAATGAAACTACAGTAATGGCGGTGGGAGATGTTGATCAGACGATATATCAATGGAGAGGTTCAACACCTTATTATATGCTTGAAGGATTTCAGAAAGATTTCAAGAATGTTAAGTATTTTGAGCTTTCTTATACTTTTAGATATGGCGATTTAGTTTCGCTAATGGCAAACAATATTATATCCAATAATAAAAGTAGACATAAAAATCTATGTATTACTTATCCGAAATTAAAAAAAGTGACGGATGTTAGCATTTTAGATGATTCAGATAAAGTGGTAGCTAAGTTAAAGAAATTAATAGAATCTGGTGTTCAAGCCTCAGAAATCGTAGTTCTAGTAAGAAAATATAACTCTACAACTATTTTTGAACTTAGCTGTTTATATAGTGATCTACCTTACTCTGTGGTAGCAGATAAGAATGTTTTCGACGAAAATTTATTTAGAGCTATTTATGGCTATTTAATGCTAGTCAATAATGGTAAAGGCTTTTTAGAATATCAAGAAAATGAAAGAATAGAATTTATAAAAGCTATGCTTGATTATCCATCACTTTATTTAAAGAAAGATCAAAAACAGAGAATAGCAGAAGAAATAGCTAGTAACCTAATAATGGCACCACAGATTTTAGAGGGTTTATTATCAAGCGTTATAGAGCCTTATAAAAAGAAGAATATTATAAAAGTTGCTGATAGTTGGAAACAAATATTAAAAAAAATAAAAACGAAAAACGTTGAAAAAGCTATTGCCAGTATTTTAGAGATTTTAGACTTAAAAAAGGTTATTCAAAAGAATCATTCTGAAACATATAAAAGCCAATCAAAGCTAAAAATTATTGATGGAATAGTAGCTTTTGCTAATAGTAAAGAAGTGAACATACAAGAATTTTTAATAATTCTAAAAGACTTATATGAAAAATCTATTAAAAAAGAGAGCTTTAATGATAATAGTATTCAAATTATGTCTATTCATAGAGCAAAGGGTTTAGAATGGAATTATGTAGTACTATATGATGTAACAGAAGGTGGATTCTTAGGTGACAATATAGATAAAATATCAGAATCTATTCTAGAGGAAGAAAGAAGACTTTTTTATGTTGCAGCCACTAGAGTAAAAAAACATTTATTTATTGTGGCGGCTAATGATATCAAGAGATTAAATGCTTGGTATGAAGTAAAGTCTAATAAATTTCCTAGAGATTTAAAATGTAGTAATTCTTTAAGGTTCTTATATGAAGGTAATTTACTCGAGTGTGAAAACTTTATTAAACAGTCAAGCTTTGAAAATAATAAGAGTATGTTTAAGAAATATTCTCAAAAGGTAGCATTAGTTAATAATTAA
- the rsfS gene encoding ribosome silencing factor — translation MTTEQRLNIVTEALDDLKAQNIQTINVEHLTDMMENIIICTATSTTHAKSLAKHLEAELKKNNISILGIEGEVKSDWVLVDTGDIVAHIMLEETRNLYALEKLWDIKRKD, via the coding sequence ATGACAACAGAACAAAGACTTAATATTGTTACAGAAGCATTAGATGACTTAAAGGCACAAAATATTCAAACTATAAATGTTGAACATTTAACAGATATGATGGAAAACATAATTATCTGTACAGCAACCTCAACTACACACGCTAAATCCTTAGCTAAACATTTAGAAGCCGAGCTTAAAAAGAATAATATTTCTATTTTAGGTATAGAAGGTGAAGTAAAATCAGACTGGGTTCTTGTAGATACTGGTGACATAGTTGCTCATATTATGCTTGAAGAAACTAGAAACCTTTATGCTTTAGAAAAACTTTGGGATATCAAAAGAAAAGACTAA
- the queG gene encoding tRNA epoxyqueuosine(34) reductase QueG, which produces MQVQLTLEEWSNVKEYAINNLGLSSISKADCNLSKYIPYYNAWIEKGYHADLDYMVKHGSKRYTPNELVPGTNSVIVTTLNYINRPISIKNEVKKIRQIDDIAKVSVYAHGRDYHKVMKKKLQNLAEYISSICPEHSFRVFTDSAPVLEKPLAEKAGLGWMGKNSMLMNKEQGSFFFIGVIYSNLNLSNLIDEAKHTDLCGKCQACIKLCPTNAIMPNKMIDSRRCISYLTIENKNAIPLEFRKAIGTRIYGCDDCQLVCPYNNDAPITKEPDFKEREFLVDRPLLELYNWTEKDFLKYTEGSAIRRIGHRAWIRNITIAIGNSPRTKENILALEKKKLDFAKDELILEHINWAIAQQLLD; this is translated from the coding sequence ATGCAAGTTCAACTAACTTTAGAAGAATGGTCTAATGTAAAAGAATACGCCATAAATAATCTAGGGTTATCCTCAATTTCTAAAGCAGACTGTAATCTATCTAAATATATTCCTTACTATAATGCATGGATAGAAAAAGGTTATCATGCAGATCTTGACTACATGGTTAAACATGGATCAAAAAGATATACACCAAATGAATTAGTCCCTGGGACAAATAGTGTAATTGTTACTACTTTGAACTACATTAATAGACCAATATCTATAAAAAATGAAGTCAAAAAAATACGCCAAATTGATGATATAGCTAAAGTTTCTGTATATGCTCATGGTCGAGACTATCATAAAGTAATGAAAAAGAAATTACAGAATTTAGCTGAATATATATCGTCAATTTGTCCTGAACATAGTTTTAGAGTATTTACAGATAGCGCACCAGTATTAGAAAAACCCTTAGCTGAAAAAGCTGGCTTAGGATGGATGGGGAAAAACTCAATGCTCATGAATAAAGAACAAGGTTCTTTCTTTTTTATAGGAGTAATATATAGCAATTTAAATTTATCTAACCTTATAGATGAAGCAAAACATACAGATTTATGTGGCAAATGCCAAGCTTGTATAAAACTATGTCCGACTAACGCTATTATGCCAAATAAAATGATAGATTCTCGAAGATGTATTTCTTACCTAACTATTGAGAATAAAAATGCTATACCACTAGAGTTTAGAAAAGCTATTGGGACTAGAATATATGGTTGTGATGATTGCCAATTAGTTTGTCCATACAATAATGATGCTCCTATAACTAAAGAACCTGATTTTAAAGAAAGAGAGTTCCTTGTAGATAGACCATTACTAGAACTTTATAACTGGACAGAAAAAGATTTCTTAAAATACACAGAAGGATCTGCTATTAGAAGAATTGGTCATAGAGCATGGATTAGAAATATAACTATAGCTATAGGTAACTCTCCAAGAACTAAAGAAAACATCCTAGCTTTAGAAAAAAAGAAACTTGATTTTGCTAAAGATGAATTAATACTTGAGCATATAAATTGGGCAATAGCTCAACAACTACTAGATTAA
- a CDS encoding FKBP-type peptidyl-prolyl cis-trans isomerase N-terminal domain-containing protein, with amino-acid sequence MKFKKTLILAPLAIIALSSSAFADDTSDMSYSVGYSMGKNLQGQLQDSNISIDNKEIVSGLTDGIKGQDAKLSQDDMRKAMIDLQNQAMAAANKAQAK; translated from the coding sequence ATGAAATTTAAAAAAACTTTGATTTTAGCACCTTTAGCAATAATAGCTCTTTCAAGTAGTGCTTTTGCTGATGACACAAGTGATATGAGTTATTCTGTTGGATACTCTATGGGTAAAAATTTACAAGGTCAATTACAAGATAGTAATATCTCTATTGATAACAAAGAAATTGTATCTGGTCTTACAGATGGGATTAAAGGTCAAGATGCAAAACTTTCTCAAGATGATATGAGAAAAGCTATGATTGACTTACAAAACCAAGCTATGGCTGCTGCAAATAAAGCACAAGCTAAATAA
- a CDS encoding DsbA family protein has product MNKKKLLIALTTASLAISLTACKGENNSPSDEPTAPASEVTTNNTTTNNNSNASYTIGYGIGSNMANDPNLDGIDINNDKVIQGFSDALTNAKPAVSEEAIASNLKQLRETVTEKMNAQSVSSFLENRDSIVSSDLTPKTDNKGAKIAVYEFFDYQCMYCAKVYPELEKLMDKNPNVEFVFVEFPIFGERSPASEYAAEVGSAIYKLYGGATYVKYHDGIFATGEDEGKLKDSTIDKVAKDSGADIAKVKATIKSAKIAEHLKDVLTIGSQNLGIQGTPYLVVAPIDNANESNTTVIAGYTSADNIQRAIDDASSGAQAQTETTYDNSSAKDESAAPITQADNSATTTSVANANESSEATSTNAALTDAVSAEQTSNSGSSVQA; this is encoded by the coding sequence ATGAATAAGAAAAAACTTTTAATAGCTCTTACAACTGCTAGCTTAGCTATCAGCCTTACAGCTTGTAAAGGTGAAAATAATAGTCCCTCTGATGAGCCTACAGCTCCTGCCTCAGAAGTAACTACAAACAACACTACAACAAATAATAATAGCAATGCTAGCTATACTATAGGTTATGGTATTGGTAGTAATATGGCTAATGATCCTAACCTTGATGGTATTGATATTAATAATGATAAAGTTATACAAGGTTTCAGTGATGCATTAACTAATGCAAAACCTGCCGTATCAGAAGAAGCTATAGCTAGCAATTTAAAACAGTTAAGAGAAACAGTAACTGAAAAAATGAATGCTCAAAGCGTATCAAGTTTCTTAGAGAATAGAGATAGTATAGTTAGTTCTGATCTAACTCCAAAAACTGATAATAAAGGAGCTAAAATAGCTGTTTATGAATTCTTCGATTATCAATGTATGTATTGTGCTAAAGTTTATCCTGAACTTGAAAAACTTATGGATAAAAATCCAAATGTAGAATTTGTGTTTGTAGAATTCCCAATCTTTGGAGAAAGATCTCCAGCATCTGAGTACGCTGCTGAAGTTGGTTCTGCTATCTATAAACTTTATGGTGGTGCTACTTATGTTAAGTATCATGATGGAATATTTGCTACGGGTGAAGATGAAGGAAAATTAAAAGATTCTACAATCGATAAAGTAGCAAAAGATTCTGGTGCAGATATCGCAAAAGTAAAAGCAACTATTAAATCAGCAAAAATTGCAGAGCACTTAAAAGATGTATTAACTATAGGTAGCCAAAATTTAGGAATCCAAGGTACTCCTTACCTTGTAGTAGCTCCTATTGATAATGCTAATGAGTCTAATACGACTGTTATAGCTGGGTATACAAGTGCTGATAATATTCAACGTGCTATTGATGATGCATCATCTGGAGCTCAAGCTCAAACAGAGACGACTTATGATAATAGCTCAGCTAAAGACGAATCAGCAGCTCCTATAACTCAAGCTGATAATTCTGCTACTACAACTTCTGTTGCTAATGCTAATGAGTCTTCTGAAGCAACTTCAACTAATGCAGCATTAACAGATGCCGTATCAGCAGAACAAACTTCTAATAGTGGCTCATCTGTACAAGCTTAA
- a CDS encoding multidrug effflux MFS transporter, which produces MTIRKGSKLLIFVAVFFAALPPFATDTYIPAFGKIGEYFNIQPSMVATSVSTYFLGFALGMLFWGALSDRVGRKKTLILGMFLYMLSSILCSLSSTYEMLLYMRFIQGLGDSSGAIVAMAIVRDCYRGKKLITTMATLTMVFMLAPIVSPMIGSFIIYSTGKWQDIFHFLTIYGIFLFGLSFFLPETLKEHKKTSSLLHNLRIYFKHIKNIPFVLCSVVAGLSFSALFSFISSSSVLIIDYFKLGYFMYCILFALNIVGIIFVNYYIKKKITLYNQYKFIFVGYGIAIISLIINLIIAQHYKNIYLFVLINTIATSGFSLINVISTSKALNQLKEGYGSGNAVSSLIKFSLAGFASFMISSYTSSKLMTEVPTQQIIFILIALIIFLIVKRKLR; this is translated from the coding sequence ATGACCATACGAAAAGGTAGTAAACTTTTAATCTTTGTCGCTGTTTTTTTTGCAGCTTTACCTCCATTTGCAACAGATACTTATATCCCAGCATTTGGAAAAATAGGTGAATATTTTAATATTCAACCAAGTATGGTAGCCACATCTGTATCAACATATTTCTTAGGATTCGCTCTAGGTATGCTTTTTTGGGGGGCTTTATCAGACCGTGTGGGACGAAAAAAAACTTTAATACTAGGTATGTTTTTATATATGTTAAGCTCTATTCTTTGCTCATTAAGTAGTACTTATGAAATGCTTCTTTATATGAGGTTTATTCAAGGGCTTGGCGACTCATCTGGGGCTATTGTAGCAATGGCAATAGTACGAGACTGTTATAGAGGTAAAAAATTAATTACAACCATGGCTACTCTAACTATGGTTTTTATGCTTGCACCTATAGTTTCACCAATGATAGGAAGTTTTATTATATACTCTACAGGTAAGTGGCAAGATATATTCCATTTTTTAACAATATATGGAATATTCTTATTTGGTTTATCATTCTTCTTACCAGAAACATTAAAAGAACATAAAAAAACATCTAGTTTACTCCATAATCTTAGAATTTATTTTAAACATATTAAAAACATTCCTTTCGTATTATGCTCTGTAGTTGCTGGTCTAAGTTTTAGTGCCCTTTTTAGTTTTATTAGTTCATCTTCAGTATTAATTATTGATTATTTTAAGCTTGGATACTTTATGTACTGTATCTTATTTGCTTTAAATATAGTTGGCATTATTTTTGTAAATTATTATATTAAAAAGAAAATAACTTTATATAATCAATATAAATTTATTTTTGTAGGTTATGGAATAGCTATTATTTCTTTAATCATTAACCTTATAATAGCTCAGCACTATAAAAATATTTATTTATTTGTCTTAATAAATACTATAGCTACTTCAGGATTTTCATTGATAAATGTAATTTCCACATCTAAAGCTTTAAATCAGCTTAAAGAAGGTTATGGCTCAGGAAATGCTGTTAGTAGTTTAATTAAGTTTTCTTTAGCTGGGTTTGCGAGCTTTATGATAAGTAGTTATACAAGCTCAAAACTAATGACAGAAGTCCCTACTCAACAGATTATATTCATATTAATAGCCTTAATTATATTTCTTATAGTTAAAAGAAAATTAAGATAA